The following are from one region of the Chiloscyllium punctatum isolate Juve2018m chromosome 24, sChiPun1.3, whole genome shotgun sequence genome:
- the c24h6orf120 gene encoding UPF0669 protein C6orf120 homolog encodes MSLVCGALLTVFLCQLVLGTLGGSSASEPVSDDWILLYVHHDQITPGNYTYMYLEDAGRLVLRIDSYRGDADLYVSDSTRYPSFDDYELQSTTCGPDWVVVPSRFRRPVAVGVYGHPSHLETEYEIRIYLDQGVIEDPFAELSYPTDEGTGDGTPGKTVQEEKSVMWTIMIGILKLVLEILF; translated from the coding sequence ATGTCTCTGGTGTGCGGGGCGCTTCTGACAGTGTTTCTGTGCCAGCTGGTGCTGGGTACATTGGGCGGATCCTCTGCCAGCGAGCCAGTCTCAGATGACTGGATCCTACTGTATGTGCACCACGACCAGATTACACCCGGAAACTACACTTACATGTACCTCGAGGACGCTGGGCGACTCGTGTTGCGGATAGACAGTTACCGGGGTGATGCTGACCTCTATGTTTCTGACTCCACCCGATACCCCAGTTTCGATGACTACGAGCTGCAGTCAACCACATGTGGCCCGGACTGGGTGGTAGTGCCCTCCAGGTTCCGCCGTCCGGTGGCTGTTGGTGTCTACGGGCACCCTTCGCACCTGGAGACGGAGTACGAGATAAGGATCTACCTCGACCAAGGAGTGATTGAGGACCCCTTTGCTGAACTCTCCTATCCCACTGATGAGGGCACTGGCGACGGGACCCCAGGAAAGACAGTACAAGAGGAGAAGTCGGTAATGTGGACCATAATGATTGGGATTCTTAAGCTGGTGCTGGAGATCCTGTTTTGA